A DNA window from Maribellus comscasis contains the following coding sequences:
- the cysK gene encoding cysteine synthase A, with the protein MKANSILETIGNTPHVRLSRLYPSEYEVWVKVEKTNPGGSIKDRIALSMIEDAEAKGILKQGSTIIEPTSGNTGIGLALVAAVKDYRLILTMPESMSIERRKVLTALGAELVLTPREKGMKGAIAKAEELSSEIQDSWIPFQFSNPANVDAHRKNTAFEIVNDFPDGLDYLITGVGTGGHITGVAEVLKQHFPNIKVFAVEPDGSPVISGGDPGPHPIQGIGAGFIPDNLNTDLLDGTIQISKEEAFEYAKKAALKEGLFVGISSGASLAAVAKKIKEIPEGSKILTFTYDHGERYLSVDDLY; encoded by the coding sequence ATGAAAGCAAATAGTATTTTAGAGACTATTGGAAATACCCCACATGTCCGGTTAAGCAGGTTGTATCCTTCGGAATACGAAGTTTGGGTGAAAGTGGAAAAAACAAATCCGGGAGGAAGTATTAAAGACAGAATTGCCTTGTCGATGATTGAGGACGCCGAAGCCAAAGGAATTTTAAAACAAGGATCGACAATTATTGAACCCACTTCCGGAAACACTGGAATTGGGTTGGCGCTTGTTGCTGCTGTAAAAGATTACCGGCTGATTTTAACCATGCCCGAATCGATGTCGATTGAACGGCGTAAAGTTTTAACAGCTTTAGGCGCCGAGTTGGTGTTAACTCCACGTGAGAAAGGAATGAAGGGAGCTATTGCAAAGGCAGAGGAACTTTCATCAGAGATTCAGGATTCGTGGATTCCTTTCCAGTTTTCAAATCCTGCCAATGTTGATGCGCACCGGAAAAATACAGCTTTCGAAATTGTGAATGATTTTCCTGATGGACTGGATTATTTAATCACCGGTGTTGGTACAGGCGGACATATTACCGGAGTGGCAGAAGTTTTAAAACAGCATTTTCCGAATATAAAAGTTTTTGCTGTTGAACCCGACGGAAGCCCGGTGATTAGTGGTGGCGACCCGGGACCACATCCCATTCAGGGTATTGGAGCGGGATTTATTCCTGATAACCTAAACACTGATTTGCTGGACGGGACAATTCAAATTTCAAAAGAAGAAGCTTTTGAATATGCAAAAAAAGCAGCACTGAAAGAAGGTTTGTTTGTAGGTATATCCTCCGGCGCTTCTCTGGCTGCTGTGGCCAAGAAAATAAAAGAAATACCGGAAGGCTCAAAAATTCTTACGTTTACTTACGATCATGGTGAGCGCTATCTTTCTGTTGATGACTTGTATTAA